The proteins below are encoded in one region of Flavobacterium nackdongense:
- a CDS encoding SusC/RagA family TonB-linked outer membrane protein, producing the protein MNTKLKRKRTFTIQKLSSSLIIFLIPLLFFGQKVEVKGTIIDEATKATIPGVTVTIKNSTNAVISDSNGNYKIKAANGDIAVFSFVGYATVEKKITGNILNVSLQEITKALNEVVVIGYGSSKKKDLTGSVAQVNSKDFHKAPVTNVEGLIANKVAGVQITPRSGRPGAGSSIIIRGGSSLNASNDPLYVIDGVPLEGSNGGPGVLSQLNPNDIESFTVLKDASAAAIYGSRASNGVIIIVTKKGNLKETKVDFSSTTRVTSIMEQAPVLSADEYRSLVNTLQTKGTPPKTPPGVANTNWQDEIYQVALATENNLSMSGSIKSLPYRVSVGYLNQDGVLRTGNYERFTALLNLSPKFFDNHLKVNLNLKGSFEDEHIANEGALWNARAFDPTQPVRVEDQTYGGYFQYTQFASNPALAIINPVSMLEQVNTRNENIRSVGNLQLDYSMHFLPDLHLNVNAGYDISKGKYLSSASASYFPANLSEGYIYYGDPSREVQNTLFESYLFYSKEIASIKSRFDITAGYSYNDFLTTNYSYPTFRPDGVKQPNSDPVFPFDKPSHSIISFYGRLNYVFNEKYLVTATLRQDGSSRFSEDNRWGLFPSAAFAWKIKEESFLKNNSTFSDLKLRLGYGVTGQQDGIANYYYRPSYFSGFTDQQYTFGNNSYLTVNPGAYNLNLKWEETASSNIGLDFGFLKNRLTASVDVYLKKTKDLLNNTRVPLGFNQGSELLLNIGTMENRGVEFALKAIPIQTDNMTWDLNFNFTYNENKITHLNDVSDEGIGLFSDAILVNTVGYPRNTFYLYHQVYGANGMPIEGQMLDLNNDGLLNASDRYITNKSAAPKYLMGFSTNFQYKKWNLSTAFHANLDHYLFFHPYDNTISITEWQTSQNLSTLYYDTLFSHNDPAQGYSDFYLQNASFLKMDNISIGYDFGKILANSRVGLNLNVAVQNVFIITNYQGLDPEANFGSENAYPVPRIFSIGLNLNF; encoded by the coding sequence ATGAATACTAAACTAAAACGAAAAAGAACTTTTACAATACAAAAGTTATCTAGTTCATTGATTATTTTCTTGATACCGCTGCTGTTTTTTGGACAAAAAGTGGAGGTTAAAGGAACCATTATTGATGAAGCTACCAAGGCAACTATCCCAGGCGTTACAGTAACAATAAAAAACAGTACAAATGCCGTTATTTCAGATAGCAATGGGAATTACAAAATTAAAGCAGCTAATGGCGATATTGCCGTTTTTTCATTTGTTGGGTACGCAACGGTCGAGAAAAAGATTACGGGAAACATTTTGAATGTTTCACTTCAGGAAATTACTAAAGCACTAAATGAAGTTGTAGTAATAGGATATGGATCCAGTAAGAAAAAAGATCTTACGGGTTCAGTGGCTCAAGTAAATTCAAAGGATTTTCATAAAGCTCCTGTTACCAATGTAGAAGGGCTCATTGCCAATAAAGTGGCTGGAGTACAAATAACACCAAGAAGCGGTAGACCAGGTGCAGGTAGTTCCATCATAATCCGTGGCGGCTCTTCATTAAATGCGAGTAACGATCCTTTATACGTCATTGATGGAGTTCCTCTTGAAGGATCCAATGGTGGACCTGGTGTTCTTAGTCAGTTGAATCCTAATGATATTGAAAGTTTTACCGTCTTGAAAGATGCTTCGGCGGCGGCTATTTATGGCTCTAGAGCGTCGAATGGGGTTATTATTATCGTTACCAAAAAAGGAAATTTAAAAGAAACCAAGGTTGATTTTTCATCAACAACTAGAGTGACCAGCATTATGGAACAAGCGCCCGTATTGTCTGCAGATGAGTACAGAAGTCTTGTGAATACACTTCAAACTAAAGGTACTCCTCCCAAAACCCCGCCAGGTGTAGCCAACACGAATTGGCAAGATGAAATTTATCAAGTGGCATTGGCCACTGAAAATAATTTGAGTATGAGCGGTTCCATAAAATCATTGCCGTACCGAGTTTCCGTTGGGTATCTTAATCAGGATGGCGTTTTAAGAACGGGTAATTATGAAAGATTCACAGCCTTACTTAATTTAAGTCCAAAATTTTTTGACAACCACTTGAAAGTAAATTTAAATTTAAAGGGTTCGTTTGAGGATGAGCATATCGCCAACGAAGGTGCGCTGTGGAATGCACGAGCATTCGATCCTACACAACCTGTTCGTGTTGAAGACCAAACCTATGGAGGCTATTTTCAATATACACAGTTCGCCAGCAATCCAGCATTGGCCATCATTAATCCAGTAAGTATGTTAGAGCAAGTTAATACTCGAAATGAGAATATCAGAAGCGTTGGGAATTTACAATTGGATTATTCGATGCATTTTTTACCGGACTTACACCTTAATGTCAATGCGGGTTACGATATTTCTAAAGGAAAATACTTGAGCTCTGCTTCTGCGAGCTATTTTCCGGCAAATCTTTCAGAAGGTTATATTTATTATGGAGATCCTTCTCGTGAAGTTCAAAACACCTTATTCGAATCGTATTTGTTTTACAGTAAAGAAATAGCTTCGATAAAAAGCAGGTTTGATATTACTGCGGGTTATTCCTATAATGATTTCTTGACCACCAACTATTCTTATCCGACCTTTAGGCCTGATGGAGTAAAACAACCCAATAGTGATCCTGTTTTTCCTTTTGACAAGCCCAGTCATTCCATCATTTCTTTTTATGGTAGGCTTAATTATGTGTTTAACGAAAAATATTTGGTAACAGCAACGCTACGTCAAGATGGTTCTTCTCGATTTTCAGAAGATAACAGATGGGGTTTGTTCCCCTCTGCCGCTTTTGCCTGGAAAATTAAAGAGGAAAGTTTTCTTAAAAACAATAGCACCTTCTCTGATTTGAAATTACGATTGGGATATGGTGTTACTGGGCAACAAGATGGGATTGCGAATTATTATTATAGACCAAGTTATTTTTCGGGATTTACAGACCAGCAGTACACTTTTGGAAACAATAGCTATTTAACCGTTAATCCTGGAGCATACAACCTAAACCTAAAATGGGAAGAGACAGCATCGTCGAATATTGGACTAGATTTTGGATTTTTAAAAAATAGGCTGACAGCAAGTGTTGATGTATACTTAAAAAAAACGAAAGATTTGTTGAATAATACTCGAGTTCCTCTAGGCTTTAATCAAGGCAGTGAATTGCTGCTCAACATCGGAACAATGGAAAATAGAGGCGTAGAGTTTGCCTTGAAAGCAATTCCGATACAAACAGACAATATGACTTGGGACCTCAATTTTAATTTCACTTACAACGAAAATAAAATTACACACCTGAATGATGTTTCCGATGAAGGAATCGGACTATTTAGCGATGCTATTTTGGTCAATACAGTAGGTTATCCACGAAACACTTTTTATTTGTACCACCAAGTCTATGGCGCCAACGGTATGCCAATTGAGGGTCAAATGTTAGATCTAAATAATGATGGCTTGCTCAATGCCAGTGACCGCTACATCACAAATAAATCGGCTGCACCCAAATACCTTATGGGTTTTAGCACCAATTTTCAATACAAAAAATGGAATCTAAGCACTGCTTTTCACGCCAATTTAGACCATTATTTGTTTTTTCACCCCTATGACAACACCATTTCTATTACGGAATGGCAGACTTCACAAAACCTCAGTACTTTGTATTATGATACTCTTTTTAGTCATAATGATCCTGCACAAGGATACAGCGATTTCTATTTGCAAAATGCGTCTTTTCTAAAAATGGATAATATCAGTATTGGTTATGATTTTGGTAAAATATTGGCCAATTCTAGAGTAGGATTGAACCTTAATGTTGCGGTACAAAATGTGTTCATCATTACCAATTATCAAGGGCTTGATCCTGAAGCTAATTTCGGATCCGAAAACGCGTATCCTGTTCCCCGTATTTTTTCAATAGGCTTAAACCTTAATTTTTAA
- a CDS encoding SusE domain-containing protein: MKKFFKIIFAIVLIMVLGYSCADDTLQSVAEAPAEGQFLLTNSTSEIVLAKKNADKNIAVTLNWDNKSWYGIDTPLTYTLQIDKSDGVFVSPQEMAIASGNNISLTHADLNAQAFALELKPEVASKIKVRLKANLRYGAVPIYSNVSTLTITPYSTLILKYPMPTELYLQGDAVPSNWGTPVTDIQKMTQIDDHRFGLIVALTGGKSFAAISAASTWSDPAYVTMEANASPQTSGTFEPRGSSTNWGGTPIKSPASTGVYQVIFDFTTGTYSITPSVLMTSPAELYIIGDATTNGWNAPGTGQKFTKVDAHTFTLTTTLKAGKYAFLNANATWSTPAYLGKTDAEPLLGGNLTLNQAPNWAGTSITAPNPGNYTITVNFKSGTYVLKP; this comes from the coding sequence ATGAAAAAGTTTTTTAAAATAATATTCGCCATTGTGCTGATTATGGTATTGGGTTATTCTTGTGCCGACGATACCCTGCAATCAGTGGCAGAAGCACCCGCGGAAGGTCAATTTTTATTGACCAATAGTACCAGCGAAATTGTACTTGCCAAAAAGAATGCCGACAAAAACATTGCGGTTACTTTAAACTGGGATAATAAATCTTGGTACGGCATCGATACACCATTGACGTATACCCTGCAAATAGACAAAAGTGATGGTGTATTTGTAAGCCCTCAGGAAATGGCTATTGCATCGGGCAATAATATATCCTTGACACACGCCGACTTGAACGCTCAGGCATTTGCATTGGAATTGAAGCCAGAAGTTGCGTCAAAAATAAAAGTGCGATTAAAAGCCAATTTGAGATATGGTGCTGTACCCATTTATTCGAACGTAAGCACATTAACAATAACACCTTACAGTACGCTTATTCTCAAATATCCAATGCCAACGGAACTTTATCTTCAAGGTGATGCCGTGCCTTCTAATTGGGGAACTCCTGTAACCGATATACAAAAAATGACTCAAATAGACGACCATCGTTTTGGCTTAATCGTAGCATTAACCGGCGGAAAAAGTTTTGCTGCCATTTCTGCTGCTTCCACTTGGTCAGACCCTGCGTATGTAACAATGGAGGCCAATGCTAGTCCGCAAACTAGTGGTACTTTTGAACCTCGAGGTTCATCAACAAATTGGGGTGGTACTCCTATAAAATCACCTGCTAGTACTGGAGTTTATCAAGTTATTTTTGACTTTACCACGGGAACTTATTCCATAACGCCTTCGGTTTTAATGACTTCACCAGCCGAACTATACATTATAGGCGATGCTACTACCAATGGATGGAATGCTCCTGGAACTGGCCAGAAATTTACAAAAGTAGATGCGCACACTTTTACCCTTACCACAACACTCAAAGCGGGTAAATATGCTTTTCTCAATGCGAATGCAACCTGGTCGACTCCTGCTTATCTGGGCAAAACAGATGCTGAACCACTGTTGGGGGGTAATTTAACTTTGAATCAAGCTCCCAACTGGGCAGGAACTAGTATAACCGCTCCTAATCCCGGAAATTATACCATCACGGTCAATTTTAAATCAGGAACTTATGTTCTAAAACCTTAA
- a CDS encoding RagB/SusD family nutrient uptake outer membrane protein has translation MATLKKLNRNWILLVMVLAIATFSLHSCTDDLEKVPLNEATADVHFTSVTAYKQSLAGAYSRMAYSTFLRYYWSMQEYSTDMAVSTWNDGGDGIYHELAWSADSPAIANVYTSALTMITLCNDFINQSSDELLTKRGFFGADVAEIKKFQAEARYLRAYCFWILMDCYGNPPFPTEKTLAKSYPPQIKRADLFKFIESELKELDVLLVEPKTNELGRPDKAAAWALLSRMYLNARVYTGEERNTDAITYCNKIINSGYSLESNYAWLMLGDNHLNTNEFIFTINYDNTNKTWYSTNFLALGPAGVPASINGMSGSWSAFRFTQQVPALFPSASPTIDKRALFYTTGQTLEVNKVTTSTDGYSAYKYRNVKRDGTPLTQNNSFGNLSDIDFPVFRLAEIYLTYAEAVLRGGAGGSNATALAYINKIRGRAYANNPSSTSGNISAAALTLDFILDERARELYWETHRRTDLVRYNKLTTGTYLWAWKGGVKAGTAVDSKYNLFPIPTSDLLVNPNLKQIDGF, from the coding sequence ATGGCAACTTTAAAAAAATTGAATAGAAATTGGATTCTTTTAGTAATGGTGCTTGCAATTGCTACGTTTAGTTTACATTCTTGCACCGACGATCTAGAGAAAGTCCCTCTAAATGAGGCAACTGCCGATGTTCACTTTACCAGCGTAACTGCCTACAAACAAAGTTTGGCGGGTGCTTATTCTCGAATGGCGTACAGCACATTCTTAAGGTATTATTGGAGTATGCAAGAATATTCTACTGATATGGCAGTAAGCACTTGGAATGATGGCGGAGATGGTATTTATCACGAACTGGCTTGGAGCGCTGATTCGCCAGCAATTGCAAATGTTTATACTTCTGCACTTACGATGATCACATTGTGCAACGATTTTATCAATCAATCATCGGACGAATTGCTAACCAAAAGAGGCTTTTTTGGGGCTGATGTTGCTGAGATAAAAAAATTCCAGGCCGAAGCACGTTATTTAAGAGCCTATTGCTTCTGGATTTTGATGGATTGTTACGGGAATCCTCCATTTCCTACTGAAAAAACATTGGCAAAATCCTATCCTCCGCAGATTAAGCGTGCCGATTTGTTTAAATTTATCGAATCCGAGTTAAAAGAACTAGATGTTTTATTGGTAGAACCGAAAACCAACGAATTAGGAAGACCCGATAAAGCAGCCGCTTGGGCATTACTATCCAGAATGTATTTGAATGCCCGAGTATATACCGGAGAGGAACGTAATACCGATGCTATCACCTATTGCAATAAAATTATAAATTCTGGATACTCATTAGAATCAAATTATGCTTGGTTAATGCTAGGGGATAACCATTTGAATACCAACGAATTTATTTTCACAATTAATTATGATAATACCAACAAAACCTGGTATAGTACAAACTTTTTGGCTTTAGGACCAGCAGGAGTTCCAGCATCGATAAATGGAATGTCGGGAAGTTGGAGTGCTTTTAGATTTACACAGCAAGTCCCAGCATTATTCCCATCAGCAAGCCCAACTATCGACAAACGTGCCCTGTTTTATACCACGGGACAAACTTTAGAAGTCAATAAAGTGACCACGAGTACAGATGGTTACTCTGCTTACAAATACAGAAACGTTAAACGAGACGGAACACCACTTACTCAAAATAATTCTTTTGGTAACTTATCCGATATTGATTTTCCCGTATTTCGTCTAGCCGAAATTTATTTGACTTATGCCGAGGCGGTTTTACGAGGCGGTGCTGGAGGCAGTAATGCTACGGCTCTTGCTTACATAAATAAAATAAGAGGTCGTGCCTACGCCAATAATCCATCAAGTACCAGTGGCAATATTTCGGCTGCTGCACTTACACTTGATTTTATATTAGACGAAAGAGCTCGAGAGTTGTATTGGGAAACCCATCGTCGAACCGATTTGGTTCGCTATAATAAACTAACAACAGGCACGTATTTATGGGCTTGGAAAGGGGGCGTGAAAGCAGGAACAGCGGTGGATTCTAAATACAATTTATTTCCCATTCCAACATCCGATTTATTGGTAAATCCTAATTTAAAACAAATTGATGGTTTCTAA
- a CDS encoding glycosyl hydrolase 53 family protein gives MFAKSRIIQVIVLLTLLAQYGCSMENPIPTPTTYIPKPSNVFYKGTYMAYVAHQETYGGVVFKENGVPKDAFKSIADHGGNIARLRIDMPPYKSSYTKGYADVDFGSPEKVKIQMQRAKNAGLKTLLTFGYQSMALEDAQRLNSYVAPLAWQSIATDVEKLKEAVYVHTTTVLEEYIKAGLIPEIVAIGNETNERFLEPNLKESDLPAYSVVRSVKLLNAGTKAVRDLNKKYGLNIKIACHIFDAASLKFWLKSHVSNGLDFDIMAISHYHAWHSLGDFKSWTEVIGFVKTTYQKDFLIMETAQLFRTGGNDAHVDILGVENIPAGYVNPPTTNTQKKYMKDFGQELYNAGGIGIIYWGGEWVGSKTLIFPDQYGAGSSWENKAFWDFNYNLHDGVNWMNEIIQK, from the coding sequence ATGTTTGCAAAATCCCGCATAATACAAGTAATAGTGCTGCTCACTTTACTGGCGCAATATGGTTGTTCAATGGAAAACCCTATTCCAACTCCAACTACCTATATACCCAAACCCAGTAATGTGTTTTATAAGGGAACGTATATGGCTTATGTAGCCCATCAGGAAACCTATGGTGGCGTGGTTTTCAAGGAAAATGGAGTGCCAAAAGATGCTTTTAAAAGTATAGCAGATCACGGAGGAAACATTGCCAGACTTCGAATTGATATGCCACCATACAAAAGTAGCTATACCAAAGGGTATGCAGATGTGGATTTTGGATCGCCCGAAAAAGTAAAAATACAAATGCAACGGGCTAAAAATGCAGGTCTAAAAACTTTATTAACTTTTGGGTATCAATCGATGGCTCTGGAAGATGCTCAAAGATTAAACAGTTATGTCGCTCCATTAGCGTGGCAAAGTATCGCTACTGATGTTGAAAAGTTAAAAGAAGCGGTTTATGTACACACCACCACCGTATTAGAAGAGTATATCAAAGCGGGACTAATTCCAGAAATTGTGGCTATTGGTAACGAAACCAACGAAAGATTTTTGGAACCGAACCTGAAAGAAAGTGATTTGCCGGCATACAGTGTTGTGCGCTCCGTCAAATTGCTGAATGCTGGAACGAAAGCAGTTCGAGATTTAAACAAAAAATATGGATTAAATATTAAGATTGCCTGCCATATTTTTGATGCCGCCAGTTTAAAATTTTGGTTAAAATCCCACGTAAGCAATGGATTGGACTTCGATATTATGGCAATTTCTCATTATCACGCTTGGCATTCTTTAGGAGATTTCAAGAGTTGGACAGAGGTGATCGGATTTGTGAAGACGACCTACCAAAAGGATTTTCTAATTATGGAAACCGCACAATTATTTAGAACGGGTGGCAATGATGCACACGTTGATATTTTGGGTGTCGAAAATATTCCTGCGGGTTATGTTAATCCACCAACGACAAATACTCAAAAAAAATATATGAAAGATTTTGGACAAGAATTGTACAATGCAGGTGGTATCGGAATCATTTATTGGGGTGGCGAATGGGTTGGTTCAAAAACATTGATTTTTCCGGATCAATACGGAGCGGGTTCATCTTGGGAAAACAAAGCCTTTTGGGATTTCAATTACAACCTCCACGATGGTGTCAATTGGATGAATGAAATTATTCAGAAATAA
- a CDS encoding hybrid sensor histidine kinase/response regulator transcription factor, translated as MFTKINQANGLSTDRVRTIVKEKNGFIWIGTDNGLNRFDGTKIKIYNKQNSALSSNDISDLVIDRKGKIWIGTFGGGLNVYNPSKDTFVAFKNRPTDNSSISSNELNAVFEDSKGVIWLGTKNGLCFFNEKEQTFTSFKFDSKNRFSISNNDVRSIYEDANKKLWIGTFGGGLNKLDPTTGKFYRMKSSTAISPDYIHSLCGINKNEILIGSSGKGLLTFDMNTLRFQKKSYNIDKTINIVRLIKRDRKGVIWIGTDGTGLFKIENINTAIPTVTNYNNDSQLGNTISSNAIYDLLEDEDSNIWLGTAWNGVDVLSLNKDYSFIPSNNKGESPISVLSIYKNKEAFFMGLDGKGLTVLPEKTKVAKHYNSKNKNTIGDDYIQYIYEAADGTLWIGTFVNGLVNFKYKTGSFTQFKQNLADSKSLSFNDVRYIIEDEKKNIWIATWGGGLNYYNTITNAFTSYKERKGVKNTISSDNVLSLQKDGHHIWMATFGGGVNLLNCKTNQFKVYKSTDGDPNSISSDYLYSILRDSKGNIWMGTVGEGINRLDIKTQKVNRFDGDANVRYQTVTAIIEDNKGVIWFSTKQGIFNYDYTTKTFKSFSSLKEDYHINSCFKDNSGMLYFGCSKGVVKFNPETIKVKNVTPQVRFTSFKLFNREVAIGEDEILKNDISFSKKITLEHDQDVITFEFAAMLFPSSANCEYQIQMDNFDKNWRSIGKEGSATYTNLSPGNYVFKVRSRQLGSQWAKEYSFINIKIQKPFWAEWWAYLIYVLLAIATFYVLIKYIISWEKMKADLRFEKFSHEKDVELYNLKQDFFTNISHEIRTPVTLILSSINKILKNGEFFETGQQNPFGTIKKNGEYLLNLVNELLDFRKLEHQQIKLKFFKGDWVMFCKEIYLSFKEFAYQKDIKFEFETSSPMMELWFDKNQMEKVLYNLFSNALKFTSTGGSIKISISETETEVQLELTDEGIGISKKHLSKIFNRFYQANNSDTANGRGFGLGLTISNEIIKLHQGEITVKSKKGSGSTFTIILKKGNSFFDETEIGSSEANEELIDNYFTTKQDKVEVLAQSTETPIVKEQTLLIVEDNVDISNYIAELLSDEFSILQAYDGQQGLELAIKQLPELIISDVMMPIMDGIELTHTLKTTVATSHIPVILLTARASFMNKMEGFETGADDYVTKPFNESLLRARIKNILKNRSLLHEKFHSDDSTNFGELVKNKRDQEFLENLGQFIEKNIDSDNLSANLVAKELGMSHSVLYKKLKIITGLSLVEYMRDYRLKKAKQLLKTKQFSINEVCYQVGYSDRKYFSKLFKERFGNPPTFYMKEK; from the coding sequence TTGTTTACGAAAATAAATCAAGCAAATGGGCTTTCTACTGATCGAGTTCGAACTATTGTAAAAGAAAAAAATGGTTTTATTTGGATCGGTACCGACAACGGATTAAATCGGTTTGATGGCACTAAAATTAAAATATATAACAAACAAAATAGTGCCTTAAGCTCTAACGATATTTCCGATTTAGTAATAGACCGTAAAGGTAAAATTTGGATTGGCACTTTTGGAGGTGGATTAAACGTGTACAATCCCTCGAAGGATACTTTTGTTGCTTTTAAGAACCGTCCAACCGATAATTCATCTATTTCTTCCAATGAATTGAATGCCGTTTTTGAGGATTCTAAAGGCGTTATTTGGCTTGGAACTAAAAATGGGCTTTGTTTTTTTAACGAAAAAGAGCAAACTTTTACGAGCTTTAAATTCGATAGTAAAAATAGGTTTTCAATCAGTAATAATGATGTAAGAAGCATTTATGAAGATGCCAATAAAAAGTTGTGGATAGGAACTTTTGGAGGAGGATTGAATAAACTCGATCCTACGACGGGCAAGTTTTACCGAATGAAGTCGTCAACTGCTATTTCGCCCGATTATATTCATTCTTTATGCGGAATAAACAAGAACGAAATCTTGATAGGAAGCAGCGGAAAAGGATTACTGACATTTGATATGAATACTTTGCGTTTTCAGAAAAAGTCCTACAATATCGATAAAACAATCAATATTGTTCGCCTTATTAAAAGAGATCGAAAGGGTGTAATTTGGATTGGAACCGATGGCACGGGACTATTTAAAATTGAAAACATAAATACTGCAATTCCAACCGTTACAAATTACAACAATGACTCCCAATTGGGCAACACGATTTCCAGTAATGCCATTTATGATCTTCTGGAAGATGAGGACTCCAATATTTGGTTGGGGACCGCTTGGAATGGAGTTGACGTACTAAGCCTCAACAAAGATTACTCCTTTATACCGAGCAATAATAAGGGAGAATCTCCCATTTCGGTACTGTCTATCTACAAAAACAAGGAAGCTTTTTTTATGGGTTTGGATGGCAAAGGGTTGACTGTTTTGCCCGAAAAAACGAAAGTGGCAAAGCATTATAATAGCAAAAATAAAAATACAATTGGCGACGATTATATTCAATATATCTACGAAGCTGCAGATGGAACGCTTTGGATAGGAACTTTTGTCAACGGATTGGTTAATTTTAAGTACAAAACGGGAAGTTTTACGCAATTCAAACAAAATTTAGCTGATTCAAAATCTCTAAGCTTTAATGATGTTCGCTACATAATCGAGGACGAGAAAAAAAATATTTGGATTGCTACTTGGGGTGGTGGTCTAAATTATTATAATACTATTACAAACGCATTCACAAGTTATAAGGAGAGAAAAGGAGTTAAAAATACCATCAGCAGTGACAATGTGTTATCACTTCAAAAAGACGGACATCATATTTGGATGGCTACTTTTGGCGGAGGCGTGAATCTTTTGAACTGCAAGACCAACCAATTTAAAGTCTATAAAAGTACGGACGGTGACCCAAATTCTATCAGTAGTGATTATTTGTATAGTATTCTCAGAGACTCCAAGGGGAATATTTGGATGGGAACCGTAGGTGAAGGAATCAATAGGCTGGATATCAAAACGCAAAAAGTAAATCGTTTTGATGGTGATGCAAATGTCCGTTATCAAACTGTAACGGCGATTATAGAAGACAATAAAGGAGTGATTTGGTTTAGCACCAAGCAAGGGATTTTTAATTATGATTATACCACAAAAACGTTCAAAAGCTTTTCTAGTCTAAAAGAAGATTATCATATAAATTCCTGTTTCAAGGACAACAGCGGAATGCTCTATTTTGGCTGTTCGAAAGGGGTTGTCAAGTTTAATCCCGAAACTATCAAAGTAAAAAATGTCACACCCCAAGTAAGATTTACCAGCTTTAAGCTTTTCAATAGAGAAGTTGCTATTGGCGAAGACGAAATATTAAAAAATGATATTTCTTTTTCAAAAAAAATTACTTTAGAGCACGATCAGGATGTAATCACTTTTGAATTTGCCGCAATGCTATTTCCGTCTTCTGCCAATTGCGAGTACCAGATACAAATGGATAATTTTGATAAAAACTGGCGATCTATCGGTAAAGAAGGCTCAGCGACTTATACCAATCTTTCGCCCGGTAACTATGTCTTTAAGGTCCGAAGCAGACAGTTAGGAAGCCAATGGGCTAAGGAATACAGTTTCATAAATATCAAAATACAAAAACCCTTTTGGGCAGAATGGTGGGCGTATTTGATTTATGTCCTTTTGGCAATTGCAACCTTCTATGTTTTGATAAAGTACATCATTTCGTGGGAGAAAATGAAAGCAGATTTGCGCTTTGAAAAATTTTCACACGAAAAAGATGTAGAGCTTTATAATTTGAAACAAGATTTCTTTACCAACATTTCACACGAAATAAGAACTCCCGTAACTCTTATATTAAGTTCGATAAACAAAATCCTGAAAAATGGTGAATTTTTTGAAACTGGGCAACAAAATCCTTTCGGTACCATCAAAAAAAATGGAGAATATTTACTGAATTTAGTCAATGAATTGCTTGATTTCAGGAAGTTGGAGCATCAGCAAATCAAGCTTAAGTTTTTCAAAGGAGATTGGGTAATGTTTTGCAAAGAAATATATCTTTCTTTTAAAGAATTTGCTTATCAAAAAGACATCAAATTTGAATTTGAGACTTCAAGTCCAATGATGGAATTATGGTTCGACAAAAACCAGATGGAAAAAGTACTGTATAACTTATTTTCCAATGCATTGAAATTCACCAGTACAGGAGGTTCCATAAAAATTTCTATTTCAGAAACAGAAACAGAAGTGCAATTAGAATTGACTGACGAAGGAATTGGAATTTCAAAAAAACATCTTTCCAAAATCTTCAATCGGTTTTATCAAGCCAATAATTCTGATACTGCAAATGGAAGAGGTTTCGGATTAGGATTAACTATTTCGAATGAAATTATAAAATTGCATCAAGGAGAAATTACCGTTAAAAGTAAAAAAGGATCGGGCAGCACGTTTACCATTATACTGAAAAAAGGAAATTCATTTTTCGATGAAACCGAAATTGGAAGTAGCGAGGCCAATGAAGAACTGATCGATAATTATTTCACCACTAAACAAGACAAGGTTGAGGTACTTGCGCAAAGCACGGAAACGCCCATAGTAAAGGAACAAACGCTACTTATAGTAGAAGATAATGTAGATATAAGCAATTATATAGCAGAACTTTTGTCGGATGAGTTTTCGATTTTGCAAGCTTATGATGGTCAGCAAGGTTTGGAATTAGCTATCAAACAGCTGCCAGAGCTCATTATCAGTGATGTGATGATGCCAATTATGGATGGAATAGAGCTGACCCATACTTTGAAAACAACTGTTGCTACAAGTCACATTCCGGTGATTCTCCTCACGGCCAGAGCTTCTTTTATGAATAAAATGGAGGGTTTTGAAACCGGTGCCGATGATTATGTTACCAAACCTTTTAATGAGTCGCTGCTTCGGGCTAGAATAAAAAACATTCTTAAAAACCGAAGTTTATTACACGAAAAGTTTCATTCAGACGACAGTACCAATTTTGGAGAATTGGTGAAAAACAAAAGAGACCAAGAGTTTCTTGAAAATTTAGGGCAGTTTATCGAAAAAAATATTGATTCAGATAATCTAAGTGCCAATCTTGTGGCCAAAGAATTAGGGATGAGTCACTCTGTGCTTTACAAAAAATTGAAAATAATAACTGGCTTATCGCTTGTAGAATATATGCGAGATTATAGATTGAAGAAAGCCAAGCAATTGCTAAAAACCAAACAGTTTTCCATAAACGAAGTTTGCTATCAAGTAGGCTACTCCGACCGAAAATATTTTAGCAAGCTATTCAAAGAACGTTTTGGTAATCCTCCCACTTTTTATATGAAGGAAAAATAG